From one Candidatus Zixiibacteriota bacterium genomic stretch:
- a CDS encoding ABC transporter ATP-binding protein yields MENTPVVEFQHLYVSYDNYVVLEDINFQVEKLDFLGIIGPNGGGKTTLLKVIVGLIKPQKGKVLVNGKSPSKTRSSFGYVPQFAHFDRDYPINVWDVVLMGRLNKSGIFKRYSSTDKEKAAYALQQVGMYEQRRRQIGRLSGGQIQRVLIARALATQPIVLLLDEPTASIDIETADNFYELLYNLNKKLSIILVSHDIGAVSSHVKSIACLNRKLYHHGSKELSPEAIESTYGCPVDLIAHGAPHRVLKKHNHHGTAND; encoded by the coding sequence ATGGAAAATACTCCCGTCGTTGAATTCCAGCATTTATATGTATCGTATGATAATTATGTTGTTTTGGAAGACATCAACTTTCAGGTTGAAAAACTGGATTTCTTGGGCATTATCGGACCTAATGGCGGCGGCAAGACTACCCTGCTTAAAGTAATAGTCGGCTTGATTAAACCGCAAAAAGGCAAAGTGTTAGTGAATGGTAAATCGCCATCAAAAACGCGCTCTTCATTTGGCTATGTTCCCCAGTTCGCTCATTTTGACCGTGATTATCCTATTAATGTTTGGGATGTTGTTTTGATGGGAAGATTAAACAAGTCCGGCATATTTAAAAGATATAGCAGTACCGATAAGGAGAAAGCCGCCTATGCTCTTCAACAGGTTGGGATGTATGAACAAAGACGCCGGCAAATTGGCAGACTATCGGGTGGTCAAATTCAGCGGGTTTTGATTGCCAGAGCATTAGCAACCCAGCCGATTGTATTGCTTCTTGATGAGCCTACTGCAAGTATTGATATCGAAACGGCGGATAATTTTTATGAATTGCTTTATAATCTTAATAAAAAATTATCGATTATTCTGGTCTCGCATGATATCGGCGCTGTTTCCAGTCATGTTAAGTCGATTGCCTGTTTAAATCGAAAACTGTATCATCATGGTTCTAAGGAGCTATCGCCTGAAGCTATAGAATCCACTTATGGCTGCCCGGTTGATTTAATCGCACATGGAGCCCCGCATCGAGTGTTAAAAAAACATAATCATCATGGGACTGCAAATGATTGA
- a CDS encoding metal ABC transporter permease, which produces MIESLSELWQFQFMRHALLTGLLVSIACGIIGTYVVVKRIVFLSGGISHTAFGGIGIGYFFGFNPIIGAIVFSIAAALGIAIVRQKASQREDTLIGIMWAAGMAIGIIFIDKTPGYAPNLMSYLFGNILTVSSPDLVMMIILDVIILSTVLVLFKEFKAFTFDEEYSAVSGIPITALNIILFCLIALTVVILIRAVGIILVIALLTIPPAAVIRYNFTLGKTMVFSIIIGVIFTTAGLLLSAAYNITSGAAIIIVACIGYFISLLIKPYVINHRGAKTDS; this is translated from the coding sequence ATGATTGAATCGTTAAGCGAACTCTGGCAATTCCAGTTCATGCGTCATGCTCTGCTGACAGGGCTGTTAGTTAGTATAGCTTGCGGGATTATCGGCACCTATGTTGTAGTCAAAAGGATAGTTTTTCTATCGGGCGGCATCTCACACACTGCCTTTGGCGGCATCGGGATAGGTTATTTCTTCGGCTTTAATCCGATAATAGGCGCCATAGTTTTCAGCATAGCCGCCGCGCTGGGTATCGCTATTGTCAGACAGAAAGCCAGTCAACGCGAGGATACTCTTATAGGGATTATGTGGGCTGCCGGTATGGCAATAGGTATTATTTTTATTGATAAAACCCCTGGTTATGCGCCCAACCTTATGAGCTACCTTTTCGGCAATATCCTAACAGTATCATCACCTGATTTGGTTATGATGATTATTTTGGATGTCATCATATTATCAACCGTTTTAGTACTGTTTAAAGAATTTAAAGCTTTTACTTTCGATGAGGAATATTCGGCGGTTTCGGGCATTCCGATAACGGCGCTCAATATCATATTATTCTGTCTCATCGCCCTAACTGTTGTCATACTTATCAGGGCAGTTGGAATTATCTTGGTAATTGCATTGTTGACAATTCCGCCGGCGGCGGTAATCAGATATAATTTTACACTTGGGAAGACAATGGTTTTTTCTATAATAATCGGAGTAATATTTACGACTGCCGGTTTGCTTTTATCAGCGGCATATAATATAACATCCGGGGCGGCAATTATTATTGTTGCCTGTATCGGGTATTTTATTTCGTTATTGATAAAGCCTTATGTGATAAATCACAGAGGGGCAAAAACTGATAGCTGA
- a CDS encoding DUF4846 domain-containing protein, translated as MLKTSIIIILLSIPACSRTNNYTWLDSYDESNSIVNRIPVPDGFERTNADSNSFADWLRHLPLKEGKPPVYLYNLQEKNNQKAHFAVIDIDVGNKDLQQCADAVIRLRAEYLYSIKAYDAIHFKFTSGDNAEYRKWINGYRPIVNNNHVSWQLSDDIDSTYSNFKDYLETVFTYAGTHSLSRELQDVENSSDIQIGDVFINGGFPGHAVIVVDAAIANNSRMKYFLLAQSFMPAQDIHILNNPQDIDISPWYSIDFSDSLITPEWDFHISHLKRFKR; from the coding sequence ATCCTGAAAACATCTATTATAATAATACTGCTATCAATACCAGCATGCTCCCGGACAAATAATTATACTTGGCTCGATAGCTATGATGAATCAAACAGTATAGTTAATAGAATTCCCGTGCCTGATGGTTTCGAGAGAACAAACGCTGACAGTAACTCATTTGCCGACTGGCTAAGGCATCTCCCCCTGAAAGAGGGCAAGCCGCCTGTGTATTTATATAATTTGCAGGAAAAGAATAATCAGAAAGCTCATTTTGCGGTAATTGATATTGATGTTGGCAATAAGGACCTTCAACAATGCGCGGATGCTGTTATAAGGCTTCGCGCTGAGTATCTGTATTCAATCAAGGCATATGATGCGATTCATTTTAAATTCACCAGCGGCGACAATGCCGAATACAGAAAATGGATAAATGGTTATCGGCCTATTGTTAATAATAATCATGTTAGCTGGCAATTGTCTGATGACATAGATTCGACATATAGCAATTTCAAAGATTACTTGGAAACCGTTTTTACCTATGCCGGTACTCATTCTCTAAGCCGGGAACTTCAAGACGTAGAAAATAGCAGTGATATTCAAATAGGGGATGTGTTTATTAATGGCGGTTTTCCAGGGCATGCTGTAATTGTCGTGGATGCGGCAATTGCTAATAACTCCCGAATGAAATATTTTCTCTTAGCTCAAAGCTTCATGCCTGCTCAGGATATCCATATCTTAAATAATCCGCAAGATATTGACATCAGCCCCTGGTACTCTATTGATTTTAGCGATAGTCTTATAACCCCCGAATGGGATTTTCATATCTCTCATCTGAAAAGATTTAAAAGATAA
- a CDS encoding PorV/PorQ family protein: MRIKIILMILAAAILAIPELTAASAGSSSFIFLRIGSGSRPAALSEAVTASGVDISSSFYNPALLRSFEGNNQAVFMYNSYFQDVSQNYLSLAAKGKRYSLGGYLWLGKVGDIERRTNPSANPDGLFDENHFVGSFGFAYDFDYLDFGLSLKYAYEKIDYSSANAVMIDAGIYAPLTDELSIGAAMKNLGTEPKFESESFPLAKEYRLGLSYKPMYLNQMVEILTDAVFYSDTDSKINFGAEYTYNRYFSLRTGYGIGWDSRGVSVGGGVFYNQFKFDYAFVNYKNDLGNTHRFTLVAGF, translated from the coding sequence TTGAGAATAAAAATAATCTTAATGATATTAGCGGCAGCAATTTTAGCTATTCCGGAACTAACGGCTGCATCGGCAGGAAGTTCGAGCTTTATTTTTCTGCGTATAGGTTCCGGGTCTCGTCCGGCCGCTCTATCTGAGGCGGTAACAGCCTCGGGTGTTGATATATCCTCATCATTTTATAATCCGGCATTATTGCGGTCATTCGAGGGAAATAACCAGGCTGTTTTTATGTATAATTCTTATTTTCAGGATGTTTCTCAAAACTATCTTTCTTTGGCTGCAAAAGGCAAAAGATATTCGCTTGGCGGATATTTATGGCTTGGCAAGGTAGGCGATATCGAACGAAGGACGAATCCCTCAGCCAACCCTGATGGGCTTTTTGATGAGAACCATTTTGTTGGTTCTTTCGGTTTTGCCTATGATTTTGACTATTTAGACTTTGGCCTGTCGCTAAAGTATGCTTATGAGAAAATCGATTATTCCTCGGCAAACGCTGTTATGATAGATGCCGGTATATATGCGCCCCTCACTGATGAGTTAAGCATAGGAGCCGCAATGAAAAACCTCGGCACCGAACCGAAATTTGAGTCTGAAAGTTTCCCCTTAGCTAAGGAATACAGGCTGGGGTTATCATACAAACCGATGTATCTTAATCAGATGGTTGAGATTTTAACCGATGCGGTTTTTTACAGCGATACTGATTCCAAGATTAATTTTGGCGCTGAATATACTTATAATCGATATTTCTCATTGAGAACAGGCTATGGCATAGGTTGGGACTCGCGCGGAGTTTCAGTTGGCGGCGGCGTGTTTTACAATCAGTTCAAATTCGATTATGCTTTTGTGAATTACAAGAATGATCTGGGCAATACGCATCGGTTTACGCTCGTGGCCGGATTTTGA
- a CDS encoding PorV/PorQ family protein, with the protein MRKILIISILLLLIANISFADDEAGKAGQTGAFLKFGLGARALGMGNAFCAVAEGIDAIHYNTAGAAFIKEKRVGFAYHSLSLDRNLNTASFLSLVRNQAVMGLSWINSSVSDVPMRNSDRTLYGNMANNDNLFTLIFAKKANNDFSFGANLKYIQSKLDNLTSGAVGLDASGLFKFAKFYAVGLSVQDIGLEHRWDSSNYWSGNKGAVYNDPFPLRIRSGLSGSFMNNTIITAVDIVKIEHLDMKYYAGAEYWILKQVNLFGADEESEDESISTSVDRRLLGLRAGYSDGSPTFGMSLYYPYGNLHGGFDYAYMAGKVDENSYHVFTMRVLF; encoded by the coding sequence ATGAGAAAGATACTGATAATATCAATTTTGCTCTTGCTGATTGCAAATATATCGTTTGCTGATGATGAAGCAGGCAAAGCCGGTCAAACAGGCGCCTTTTTGAAATTTGGTCTTGGCGCCAGAGCATTGGGAATGGGCAATGCTTTCTGCGCTGTGGCTGAGGGTATTGACGCCATACATTACAATACCGCCGGCGCGGCTTTTATCAAGGAGAAACGAGTGGGATTTGCCTACCACAGCCTATCTTTAGACCGGAATTTGAATACTGCCTCTTTCCTTTCATTGGTGCGCAATCAGGCAGTGATGGGGCTTTCATGGATAAACAGTTCTGTTAGTGATGTTCCGATGCGCAATTCCGACAGAACGCTCTATGGTAATATGGCTAACAACGATAATTTGTTTACCTTGATATTTGCCAAAAAGGCAAATAATGACTTTTCTTTTGGCGCCAACTTAAAATATATTCAATCCAAATTAGATAATTTAACTTCAGGGGCAGTCGGCTTGGATGCAAGCGGGCTGTTCAAATTTGCGAAATTTTATGCTGTCGGCTTATCGGTTCAAGATATTGGTTTAGAACATCGATGGGATTCGAGTAATTACTGGTCGGGCAACAAAGGCGCGGTATATAACGATCCATTCCCATTGCGCATAAGAAGCGGACTTTCAGGTTCGTTTATGAATAATACGATTATTACCGCGGTAGATATTGTTAAAATCGAACATCTCGATATGAAATATTATGCCGGTGCAGAATATTGGATTTTAAAGCAAGTCAATCTGTTTGGGGCTGATGAAGAATCCGAGGATGAATCTATCAGCACATCGGTTGATAGAAGGTTATTAGGATTAAGAGCGGGCTATTCTGACGGTTCGCCTACATTCGGTATGAGCTTATACTACCCCTATGGTAATTTGCACGGCGGTTTTGATTATGCCTATATGGCGGGCAAGGTTGATGAAAACTCCTATCATGTTTTTACAATGAGGGTATTGTTTTGA